The genomic interval ACCGTCTATAAAAAGATATTTGACCGGCTCCTGTGATAAATCTCTCCGTCGCCATTTTAAGACAGCTTCCGTCAATTCTACATTAACGCTGCTGATCTCCGCCGGAGATATCTTCCGGCCGATCAGCCTCTCTGAAATCATGGAGAGGGTCCTGGTACTGACACCTCCTAAAAACAGAGCGCCCAAATCGCGGCCAATCTCATTCTCATATTGCTTGCTCCGTGGAATGACCGCGGTCTTGAATTCTCCTTTACGGTCACGGGGAACTTTGACTTGGACTTCGCCTATATTCTTCAATGTGAAAGAACGATGATAGGAACCGTTACGCTGCTTTTCGTTACCGGCAACCCGAACATAAGCCTCGCGACCCATAAATTTGGTCAGTTCTATATCCATCATTGCCGTCAAATACTTCCCAACGGTCTCCCTTACATCCAACCGGATCATCTCAAAAAGCTGCTCCGGTTGCTCCTGAATTACCTTGAAAATCTCCGCAATTTCCGCTACCGTTACTTCCAGTTTCATGGCGCTTTCTCCTTTCAGCTTAGGTTTTTGGGGAAAAACCCTTCTAAAGGAAAAGCGCCATTTTTTCTACCTTTTTGGCTCCTTAAAATTTACACAAAAGATTGTACACTACCTTATCTTTCAATTACTACTCGACTGGAAGAAATGGCGGAGCTGCAAATCTTATGGAGCTTCCAGATAGTAAAGTCTATGGGCTACTATTTGAAATAAACGAGGCATACGACATTGAGACTATACGAAAAAAAGAAGGCTATCCCAACTATTATGAGGAAATACAGGTAACTGTAAAGTGCGAAGATAAAGACATCAGTAACGTCAAGACCTATAAAGTAGTAAAGGGAACAAGAGAAATTAGCCATCAGAAACCGACGACATATTACATGGAATTGATTTTGAAGAATGCTCGTATAAATGAATTCCCTGCTGAATATATTCGGTGCCTTG from Pseudomonadota bacterium carries:
- a CDS encoding gamma-glutamylcyclotransferase, coding for MELPDSKVYGLLFEINEAYDIETIRKKEGYPNYYEEIQVTVKCEDKDISNVKTYKVVKGTREISHQKPTTYYMELILKNARINEFPAEYIRCL